A genome region from Cucumis sativus cultivar 9930 chromosome 4, Cucumber_9930_V3, whole genome shotgun sequence includes the following:
- the LOC101222338 gene encoding superoxide dismutase [Fe], chloroplastic: MQEQTHSDTSKTDMAASIALPPSTKLHQNQLHHSSFRGSPLPPSATPCTSIKQKQHGSKTYLTKISAKFELKPPPYPLDALEPHMSRSTLEYHWGKHHRAYVDNLNRQIEGTELEELSLEDIIMKTYKKGNILQQFNNAAQIWNHDFLWESIKPGGGGKPTGELLELIERDFGSFEKFLEEFKSAAATQFGSGWAWLAYKDNTVDHPRPSEKDKKLVILKSPNAVNPLVWDYAPLLTIDVWEHAYYLDFQNRRPDYISTFVSNLISWEAADLRLQKAKIEAAERVKEKEKKKEKKKDEDSDEEVYVDNSSSESDSDSD; encoded by the exons ATGCAGGAGCAAACGCACAGTGACACGAGCAAAACGGATATGGCCGCATCTATCGCTTTGCCACCTTCCACTAAACTACACCAAAATCAACTTCACCATTCAAGCTTCCGCGGTAGCCCACTGCCACCTTCTGCTACTCCTTGTACCTCAATTAAGCAG AAACAACATGGTTCAAAGACTTATCTCACCAAAATCAGTGCGAAGTTTGAACTGAAGCCTCCTCCATATCCTCTG GATGCTTTGGAACCACATATGAGTCGTTCAACCCTTGAGTATCATTGGGGAAAACATCACAGAGCTTATGTGGACAACCTTAACAGACAGATAGAGGGAACTGAGCTGGAGGAATTATCACTAGAAGATATCATAAtgaaaacatacaaaaaaggCAATATCCTTCAGCAATTCAACAATGCAGCACAG ATCTGGAACCACGATTTTCTCTGGGAGTCCATCAAACCTGGGGGAGGAGGGAAGCCAACAGGGGAACTCCTAGAACTGATTGAAAGAGACTTTGGttcttttgaaaagtttttagAAGAATTCAAGTCCGCTGCTGCAACGCAGTTTGGTTCTGGTTGGGCTTGGCTTGCAT ATAAGGATAACACGGTTGACCATCCACGTCCATCAGAGAAGGACAAAAAGCTTGTTATTCTAAAGAGTCCTAATGCCGTTAACCCACTTGTTTGGGACTATGCT CCACTTCTTACAATCGACGTTTGGGAg CATGCTTATTACCTAGACTTCCAG AATCGGCGACCTGATTATATATCAACTTTTGTTTCAAACCTCATATCATGGGAAGCAGCAGACTTGAGGCTACAGAAAGCCAAGATTGAAGCTGCTGAAAgagtaaaggaaaaagaaaagaaaaaggagaagaaaaaggacgAAGATAGCGACGAAGAGGTGTACGTCGACAACAGTTCAAGCGAGTCGGATTCGGATTCTGACTAA
- the LOC101212654 gene encoding metacaspase-1 has product MILINCSSCRTPLQLPTGATSVRCSICRAVTFVADPRGFPPPPPSPTHHSYFPFHRHHHPSPPPTHSYYPSPPPTHSYYPSPPSPLYPTGGSRSPKRAVICGISYKNTPHELQGCINDAKCMKYLLVNRFNFPDSSILMLTDEETDVYKIPTKQNIRMAMQWLVQGVQPGDSLVFHFSGHGLQQRNYTGDEIDGYDETLCPLDYETAGTIIDDEINATIVRPLPYGAKLHAIIDSCHSGTMLDLPFLCRMHRSGSYRWEDHRPPSGVYKGTNGGEVISFSGCDDDQTAADTQAMSKVATTGAMTFSFIKAIESGQATTYGNMLNSMRSTIRNTDLNPGGDIVTSLITMLLSGASFSGRLKQEPQLTAHSTFDVYSKPFSL; this is encoded by the exons ATGATCCTCATCAACTGTTCCAGCTGCCGGACCCCGCTTCAGCTCCCCACAGGCGCCACCTCCGTCCGGTGCTCCATCTGCCGCGCCGTCACTTTCGTCGCCGACCCCCGAGGCTTTCCTCCTCCTCCGCCCTCGCCGACGCATCACAGTTACTTTCCCTTCCACCGCCACCACCACCCCTCTCCGCCCCCGACGCACAGTTACTACCCCTCTCCACCCCCGACGCACAGTTACTACCCCTCTCCGCCATCGCCGCTGTACCCCACCGGTGGCAGCCGAAGCCCGAAACGGGCTGTGATTTGTGGGATATCGTATAAAAATACACCACACGAGCTTCAAGGGTGTATTAATGATGCTAAATGTATGAAGTATTTGCTGGTCAACCGTTTTAACTTCCCGGATTCCTCCATTCTTATGCTTACTg ATGAAGAAACTGATGTTTACAAGATTCCAACAAAGCAAAACATCAGAATGGCGATGCAATGGCTTGTGCAAGGTGTTCAACCAGGAGACTCTTTGGTGTTCCATTTCTCTGGCCATGGTTTGCAGCAGAGGAACTACACTGGGGACGAGATCGACGGCTACGATGAAACGCTTTGCCCATTGGATTATGAGACAGCGGGAACGATCATCGACGACGAGATCAATGCAACCATTGTTAGGCCTCTCCCTTATGGTGCTAAGCTCCATGCTATCATAGATTCATGCCATAGTGGAACTATGTTGGACTTGCCATTCCTGTGTCGAATGCACAG GAGTGGAAGCTACAGATGGGAGGATCATAGACCTCCATCAGGTGTATATAAAGGAACAAATGGTGGAGAAGTGATCTCTTTCAGTGGTTGTGATGATGATCAAACTGCTGCAGACACTCAA GCTATGTCAAAGGTTGCAACCACAGGAGCGatgacattttctttcataaagGCCATTGAAAGTGGGCAAGCAACTACTTATGGTAATATGTTAAATTCAATGAGATCCACCATTCGTAATACCGACCTTAACCCAGGAGGCGACATCGTTACTAGCCTAATCACTATGCTTTTATCCGGTGCAAGTTTTTCTGGACGACTCAAACAG GAACCACAGCTAACTGCCCATTCAACATTCGATGTGTACAGCAAACCATTCTCCTTGtaa